The Candidatus Acidiferrales bacterium genome window below encodes:
- a CDS encoding DUF4097 family beta strand repeat-containing protein, producing METSWMAKAHFTSTWRAASTCAAFLLVGAISPAYAHHMDKQFSVQVHPLITLHNPSGHVTISSWDKAEVVVAADHNSDKVEVDAEQFGNRIDIMTHQLAEDIGPDELQANYVITVPEDSELQIHNDSGTVEVSKVLGDMNVETVAAGINAEDIGGYFVVQTVGGMFECMRCTGRLEVRSISGDLKLIDDHSSSIFAQTSTGDILLDGDFLPNGSYRLKNYSGKINVRFSPGDSFDVSATSLHGTVNNEAKLNPPSHPHQRVPRYSRSLFGSINQGRAKLELSSFDGTINIQKRE from the coding sequence ATGGAAACTTCCTGGATGGCAAAGGCGCACTTCACGTCGACGTGGCGCGCGGCGAGCACTTGCGCGGCGTTTCTTCTGGTCGGAGCCATATCTCCAGCCTACGCACACCACATGGACAAACAATTTAGCGTCCAGGTTCACCCGCTAATCACTCTGCATAATCCCAGTGGCCATGTGACCATTTCATCGTGGGACAAAGCGGAAGTCGTAGTGGCGGCCGATCATAACAGTGACAAGGTGGAAGTGGACGCGGAACAATTTGGAAATCGCATCGACATCATGACTCACCAGCTTGCCGAGGATATCGGCCCGGATGAACTTCAAGCGAACTATGTCATTACCGTTCCCGAAGATTCCGAACTTCAGATTCACAATGATTCAGGAACCGTAGAAGTCTCCAAGGTCCTCGGCGATATGAACGTGGAGACCGTCGCGGCGGGGATCAATGCGGAAGACATCGGCGGCTACTTTGTAGTTCAAACCGTTGGGGGCATGTTTGAGTGCATGCGCTGCACTGGACGTCTCGAGGTACGCTCGATCAGTGGAGATTTGAAGCTCATTGACGATCACAGTTCCAGCATTTTTGCCCAGACTTCGACAGGCGATATCCTTCTCGATGGTGATTTCCTGCCTAACGGCAGCTATCGGCTGAAGAACTACAGCGGCAAAATCAATGTGCGCTTCTCGCCTGGGGATTCTTTTGACGTCAGCGCGACATCCTTGCACGGTACCGTAAACAACGAGGCAAAGCTGAACCCTCCTTCTCATCCCCATCAACGCGTCCCGCGCTACTCGCGCAGCCTGTTTGGCAGTATCAATCAAGGCCGCGCCAAGCTGGAACTGTCGTCGTTCGATGGTACAATTAATATTCAAAAGCGTGAGTGA
- a CDS encoding PDZ domain-containing protein produces MQRDLQDLQGKLKIKSKDLEDMVQHLQSEVAAKMAENGMNREELEALTARLEANESGIAQQARTSAEQAQQLFALNSAEDTGWLGIEIGEVSADQAKEFKLPEATGVLVSQVLPNGPAAKAGLQPNDVILQYEGTKVEGTVQFRRLVRETPPGRAVGVTVMRDGREAKLSIQVGNLSDNAETRLREVLPPRMLNFHFEMPEMFPGMTPVLGIEAEDVNGQLGNYFRVPGDSGVLIRSVTPGTPAAKAGLEAGDVITHVDDAPVKTVSDLRDQLRKKRDQKNVSLKIVRQGAEKSVTVSIEPPTVRPAATRSAAL; encoded by the coding sequence TTGCAGCGCGATCTGCAAGACCTCCAGGGAAAACTCAAGATTAAGAGCAAAGACCTCGAAGATATGGTGCAGCATCTTCAGTCGGAGGTGGCGGCAAAAATGGCGGAGAATGGGATGAATCGCGAGGAATTGGAGGCTCTTACCGCCAGACTCGAAGCAAATGAGTCTGGAATCGCGCAACAGGCGCGAACCTCCGCGGAGCAAGCGCAACAACTTTTCGCACTGAATTCCGCTGAAGATACAGGCTGGCTCGGCATCGAAATCGGCGAGGTGTCTGCGGACCAGGCAAAGGAATTCAAACTGCCCGAAGCCACTGGGGTTCTGGTGTCCCAGGTTCTGCCCAACGGTCCCGCGGCAAAAGCTGGTCTGCAGCCGAATGACGTGATTTTGCAGTACGAAGGGACGAAAGTGGAAGGCACGGTCCAGTTTCGGCGCCTAGTGCGCGAAACGCCTCCCGGGCGCGCGGTGGGCGTCACCGTAATGCGTGATGGGCGTGAGGCAAAGTTATCGATTCAAGTGGGAAATCTATCCGATAACGCCGAGACGCGATTGCGTGAGGTTCTTCCACCACGCATGCTCAATTTTCATTTTGAAATGCCTGAAATGTTCCCGGGTATGACTCCTGTCCTCGGCATCGAGGCGGAAGACGTCAACGGGCAGCTTGGCAACTACTTTCGCGTTCCCGGTGATTCCGGGGTGTTAATTCGCTCTGTTACTCCCGGGACTCCAGCAGCCAAAGCAGGTTTGGAAGCCGGAGATGTGATCACGCATGTCGATGACGCACCCGTAAAAACTGTCAGTGATCTCCGCGACCAGCTTCGCAAGAAGCGCGATCAAAAAAATGTATCGCTGAAGATCGTTCGGCAAGGCGCAGAGAAATCAGTGACCGTATCGATCGAACCGCCTACTGTGCGGCCTGCTGCGACTCGCAGTGCTGCGCTTTAG
- a CDS encoding shikimate kinase, with protein sequence MSDASNSTNQFSPSNAHSTGTRPNRRLIALTGFMGCGKSTVARLLARQIGWLHIDLDKRIVERTNLSIPAIFTNLGEPTFREIEHEELTRILGEAKESGRPTIVSLGGGTLVQPQNLEVLHQSGCATVWLNCPVEELLRRCSHITDRPLFRDEASFRELYTQRLQFYQKAEYSVESAVEPLRVVQNIIALGILEGVPA encoded by the coding sequence GTGAGTGACGCATCCAATTCCACCAATCAGTTCTCACCAAGTAACGCACACTCGACAGGAACTCGGCCCAATCGCCGCTTGATTGCCCTGACTGGTTTTATGGGCTGCGGGAAGTCCACTGTAGCGCGGCTGCTTGCACGTCAGATCGGCTGGCTCCACATCGACCTTGATAAGCGTATCGTCGAGCGAACCAACCTTTCCATTCCCGCCATTTTTACGAACCTTGGCGAGCCGACCTTTCGTGAAATTGAGCACGAAGAACTAACGCGCATCCTGGGAGAGGCAAAAGAAAGTGGCCGGCCAACCATTGTTTCGCTCGGGGGAGGAACGCTGGTGCAGCCACAAAATCTCGAAGTGCTGCACCAGTCCGGTTGCGCGACAGTGTGGCTGAATTGTCCCGTGGAAGAGCTTCTGCGGCGCTGCTCGCACATTACCGACCGGCCTCTTTTTCGCGACGAAGCCAGTTTTCGAGAGCTCTACACCCAGCGATTGCAGTTTTACCAAAAGGCGGAGTACTCCGTAGAAAGTGCCGTGGAACCCTTGCGCGTGGTGCAGAATATTATCGCACTCGGCATTCTGGAAGGGGTTCCTGCATGA
- a CDS encoding sigma-70 family RNA polymerase sigma factor produces MNSTGMVVALEGAARQRAVQKTDEQVLVRQAQAGNRPAFEELVRRYDREVLRLAYSLVRGNEDARDIYQEVFLRAYRNLSRFRFECSFYTWIYRIATNVCLDHLRRKTTRREEQAPEAAESDGTAPDFFEQQMEHRAAANPERHLLGQELGQHIAAALKELSPRERMVFELKHYEGLRLRVIGNMLGTTEETVKNSLFRATRKLRASLGGMR; encoded by the coding sequence ATGAATTCGACGGGGATGGTTGTGGCGCTCGAAGGAGCGGCAAGACAGCGAGCGGTGCAAAAAACGGACGAACAGGTCCTGGTCCGTCAGGCTCAAGCCGGCAACCGGCCGGCTTTTGAGGAACTCGTCCGCCGGTACGATCGCGAGGTTCTTCGCCTGGCTTACAGTTTGGTTCGCGGCAACGAAGACGCACGCGACATTTACCAGGAAGTGTTTCTTCGCGCTTACCGGAATCTCAGTCGGTTCCGGTTCGAGTGCAGCTTTTACACTTGGATTTACCGGATTGCGACGAATGTGTGCCTCGACCATTTGCGGCGCAAGACCACGCGGCGGGAAGAGCAAGCGCCCGAAGCCGCAGAGAGCGACGGCACAGCGCCGGATTTCTTCGAGCAGCAAATGGAGCATCGGGCGGCGGCCAATCCGGAGCGCCATCTGCTGGGGCAGGAGCTCGGCCAACATATTGCGGCGGCGCTCAAGGAATTATCGCCGCGCGAGCGCATGGTTTTTGAATTGAAGCATTACGAGGGACTTCGGCTGCGTGTGATTGGCAACATGCTTGGCACGACCGAAGAGACGGTAAAGAATTCGCTGTTCAGGGCGACGCGCAAATTGCGCGCCAGCCTGGGCGGCATGAGATAA
- the recG gene encoding ATP-dependent DNA helicase RecG, which yields MTFDLKTAVTNLKGLGPQRTAILAERGITTVGDLLSYLPFRYEDRIRFTPIVELIPGQIATVKAEVDSGSLVRFARRRNAMFYLRVKDASSSLTARFFHGTYLEGRLKPGQTLVLHGKVTVDPNRPMRMEMINPEFELLHVGDGPADSTEVGRIVPIYEAIGPITSRMLRRIIYRILQDFPDEIPDPLPPEMLRRYGFPSRREALPSIHFPPHDSDINALNEFRSPAQARMIFEEFFLYQLGLAIRRQREQRQPGFPMLVREEQVREALKRILPFKPTSAQKRVLSEIAADLEKPRPMNRLLEGDVGSGKTIVALEAATIVIENGYQVALMAPTEILAVQHFLSARRAFAPAGYSVELLVSGMKPSKKSEALKRITSGKAQFIVGTHALIENAVQFAKLGLAIIDEQHRFGVLQRKRLADKGAAPHTLVMTATPIPRTLALTIYGDLDLSIIDEMPPGRTPIATRWSPQEQLAGVWEFVGREVAAGRQAYIIYPVVEESQQELKAATAEYERLSRGVFSKWKVGLLHGRLRSDEKDDVMHRFRRGELQILVATTVVEVGVDVRNATVMVIEHADRFGLAQLHQLRGRIGRGAAKSYCILVAPKNAVDDARQRLETMVTTNDGFQIAEQDLKLRGPGQFFGTRQHGDIGFHVAHPLRDHKLLDLARGEAFALVESSSRSAELERLKQYLGPSWEKRFLLASVG from the coding sequence ATGACCTTTGACCTCAAAACGGCGGTCACAAATCTGAAGGGTTTGGGGCCGCAGCGAACTGCAATACTCGCCGAGCGCGGTATCACCACAGTTGGCGACCTGCTTTCCTATTTGCCGTTTCGCTATGAAGACCGCATTCGTTTCACGCCCATCGTCGAGCTCATCCCGGGACAAATCGCAACAGTCAAGGCAGAAGTCGACAGCGGAAGTTTGGTTCGCTTCGCGCGCCGCCGCAATGCGATGTTTTATCTGCGCGTGAAAGATGCGAGCAGCAGTCTGACCGCGCGTTTTTTCCACGGGACATATCTCGAAGGAAGGCTAAAGCCAGGCCAAACCCTTGTACTTCATGGCAAAGTCACCGTTGATCCCAACCGGCCCATGCGGATGGAAATGATTAATCCCGAGTTCGAGCTCCTCCACGTTGGGGATGGTCCCGCAGATTCAACGGAAGTGGGGCGCATTGTGCCCATATACGAAGCCATCGGCCCTATCACTTCGCGCATGCTGCGCCGCATCATCTATCGCATCCTGCAGGATTTTCCCGATGAGATCCCCGATCCTCTCCCTCCTGAAATGCTGCGCCGCTACGGCTTCCCTTCCCGCCGCGAAGCTCTTCCCTCAATTCATTTCCCACCGCACGATTCGGACATCAATGCGCTGAATGAATTCCGCAGCCCGGCCCAAGCGCGAATGATCTTCGAAGAGTTTTTCCTGTATCAACTTGGATTAGCGATTCGCCGCCAGCGAGAGCAGCGACAGCCCGGCTTTCCGATGCTCGTTCGCGAAGAACAAGTCCGCGAAGCCCTGAAGCGCATATTGCCATTCAAACCGACCAGTGCGCAGAAGCGCGTGCTTTCGGAGATTGCAGCGGACCTCGAAAAACCCAGACCAATGAACCGGCTCCTCGAAGGAGATGTTGGGAGCGGAAAAACCATCGTCGCACTCGAAGCGGCCACAATCGTGATCGAAAACGGATATCAAGTAGCATTGATGGCACCGACAGAAATTTTGGCCGTTCAGCACTTCTTGTCTGCACGCCGCGCCTTCGCACCAGCAGGTTATTCTGTTGAGCTGCTTGTTAGCGGAATGAAGCCGAGCAAGAAATCTGAAGCGCTGAAACGCATCACATCCGGAAAAGCGCAATTTATTGTCGGTACGCATGCGTTGATTGAAAACGCTGTGCAGTTTGCAAAACTGGGCCTGGCTATCATTGATGAGCAGCATCGCTTTGGTGTGCTACAACGCAAACGGCTCGCGGATAAGGGTGCAGCACCGCATACACTCGTAATGACCGCTACGCCCATCCCGCGGACTCTGGCACTAACAATCTACGGAGATCTCGATTTATCGATTATTGATGAAATGCCGCCCGGACGCACACCCATCGCGACAAGATGGAGTCCGCAGGAGCAGCTCGCGGGCGTCTGGGAATTCGTGGGACGGGAGGTGGCTGCGGGGCGCCAAGCATACATCATCTACCCCGTTGTCGAAGAATCGCAGCAGGAACTGAAAGCGGCGACAGCAGAATATGAACGGCTTTCACGAGGTGTATTTTCAAAGTGGAAGGTCGGCTTGCTTCATGGCCGGCTCCGGAGTGACGAAAAGGATGATGTCATGCACAGGTTTCGCCGTGGAGAGCTGCAAATTCTCGTTGCAACGACGGTCGTGGAGGTCGGCGTGGACGTGCGCAACGCTACAGTGATGGTGATCGAGCATGCCGATCGCTTTGGCCTCGCACAACTGCATCAGCTTCGTGGGCGCATCGGACGCGGCGCAGCGAAATCTTATTGCATTCTTGTCGCGCCGAAGAACGCCGTCGATGATGCGCGGCAGCGGCTGGAAACGATGGTTACCACGAACGACGGCTTCCAGATTGCTGAACAGGATTTGAAGCTGCGCGGTCCCGGGCAGTTTTTTGGTACTCGCCAACATGGCGACATCGGCTTTCATGTCGCTCATCCTCTGCGCGACCATAAGCTGCTCGACTTGGCGCGTGGCGAGGCTTTCGCTCTGGTCGAGTCTTCTTCGCGCTCCGCGGAACTGGAACGGCTCAAACAGTATCTCGGCCCCTCGTGGGAAAAACGGTTTCTGCTGGCATCGGTGGGATAA
- a CDS encoding sigma-70 family RNA polymerase sigma factor, whose protein sequence is MARTRRIENGELPEADAIRLAQQGDAAAFERIYQLHNRRVYSLCLRMVGNTAEAEDLTQEAFLQLFRKISTFRGESAFSTWLHRLAVNVVLMRLRKKTGSETSLEEVTQPDEEGGGPRRDFGAPDLGLSGSIDRVNLKRAVDQLPAGYKAVFVLHDVQGYEHNEIAEIMGCSIGNSKSQLHKARMRLRDLLHEAERNKAREERQAFKRDAAGED, encoded by the coding sequence GTGGCCCGAACGAGGCGAATCGAAAACGGCGAATTGCCAGAAGCGGATGCGATCCGGCTGGCACAACAGGGTGACGCGGCAGCATTCGAGCGGATCTACCAGCTCCACAATCGCCGGGTTTACTCTTTATGCTTGCGGATGGTCGGAAACACGGCAGAGGCCGAGGATTTAACACAAGAAGCGTTTCTGCAACTGTTCCGCAAAATCAGCACGTTTCGAGGAGAGTCGGCGTTTTCCACGTGGCTTCACCGGCTCGCCGTTAATGTTGTATTGATGCGGTTGAGGAAGAAAACCGGCTCCGAAACTTCGCTCGAAGAAGTCACTCAGCCGGATGAGGAAGGCGGGGGACCGCGAAGGGATTTTGGCGCACCGGATCTGGGGCTGAGTGGATCGATCGACCGGGTGAATCTGAAACGCGCGGTGGATCAGTTGCCGGCGGGTTACAAAGCAGTATTTGTGCTGCATGATGTACAGGGTTATGAGCACAATGAAATTGCAGAGATCATGGGCTGCTCGATTGGGAACTCGAAATCTCAATTGCACAAGGCCCGGATGCGTCTCCGAGATCTTCTCCATGAAGCGGAAAGAAATAAGGCCCGGGAAGAGCGTCAGGCTTTCAAGCGTGATGCGGCGGGCGAGGATTGA
- a CDS encoding HEAT repeat domain-containing protein produces the protein MQQDSLPTSGAQACPEFETQLILYAIDELEGAERNSFEEHLDHCHPCMMALEAERRMLAALTPHQRPEPSAALLASCRNRLEDTLDEMDHRSIFARWAEAIFPAHWLALHPAASAAALILIGFSVGMYAPRHFQGVSPASGTPRVATLNSMGLDSQELQNSNVSGISWVPAEGNLPPRIEVQITTQKPMVVQGTVDDKEVKQVLLYVLRNGRRFGPDVRINAVDLLKARASDAEVEQALCQVERVDNNPAVRLKALEALTDAPPNPASIQTMLDAVVKDANIGVRVEAVNSLRTLSERGALKSDPEAIKVLRDLSQGDSNVYIRLQSAAAIQQATPGQN, from the coding sequence ATGCAGCAAGACTCTCTTCCAACCTCCGGCGCGCAAGCATGCCCGGAATTTGAAACGCAACTGATACTTTACGCCATTGACGAACTCGAAGGGGCGGAGCGAAATTCCTTTGAGGAGCATCTCGATCACTGCCATCCGTGCATGATGGCGCTGGAAGCGGAGCGGCGTATGCTGGCCGCTTTGACCCCGCACCAACGCCCGGAACCATCGGCTGCATTATTGGCGAGCTGCCGCAATCGTCTCGAAGACACTCTCGACGAAATGGATCATCGCAGCATTTTTGCTCGCTGGGCCGAGGCGATTTTTCCTGCGCACTGGCTGGCGCTGCATCCTGCCGCCAGCGCTGCAGCTCTGATTTTAATTGGATTTTCCGTTGGCATGTATGCGCCGCGCCATTTTCAGGGAGTATCGCCAGCCTCCGGTACGCCACGGGTTGCGACACTGAACTCAATGGGACTGGACAGTCAGGAGCTGCAGAATTCCAACGTTTCCGGCATCAGCTGGGTTCCTGCCGAAGGCAATCTGCCGCCGCGAATCGAGGTACAGATCACGACGCAGAAGCCAATGGTTGTGCAGGGCACAGTGGATGACAAAGAAGTGAAGCAAGTGTTGTTGTATGTTCTGCGCAACGGCCGCCGCTTTGGCCCAGATGTGCGCATCAATGCTGTGGACTTGCTGAAGGCGCGCGCCAGCGATGCCGAAGTCGAGCAGGCGCTTTGCCAGGTCGAGCGCGTTGACAACAATCCAGCCGTACGGCTAAAGGCTCTCGAGGCGCTGACTGATGCGCCGCCGAATCCGGCCTCGATTCAAACCATGCTCGATGCAGTGGTAAAGGATGCGAATATCGGCGTACGCGTTGAAGCCGTCAATTCTTTGCGGACATTGTCTGAGCGTGGCGCGCTGAAGTCGGACCCAGAGGCAATCAAGGTTCTGCGCGACCTTTCGCAAGGCGATTCAAATGTTTATATACGCTTGCAGAGCGCCGCGGCCATACAGCAAGCGACTCCGGGGCAAAACTAA
- a CDS encoding ABC transporter permease: protein MSFEWMVARRYLRSQYKPPVLRLVTFLSVVGVAAGVATLVIALAMNTGSRRAIRDRLLGVTAHINIKPNGTDSIRGYRELMARLASTPGVAKITPAVYNQVLLSAGSGAQGVVLKGIDVPLEKTWDSALDHVISGNDNFTPDSYGIPGILIGRILADTLRIKLGDYVTALTPQGSLTPFGLQPNSRRFRVTGIYSSGFYDYDANWAFITLSQAQSLAGIGDVVNILEVRVNNLDDAGKIADTLSGEAGPDYHVTTWMEENQALFRAMSLEKLVTAIFIGLITFVAGLNILVVLAMTVTEKVRDIAVLMTLGARRVQVRNIFVLQGFLVGVAGTAAGLAIGYSLSWIANRWELVPLNPEIYSIPYVPFHSNAWDAVWIAAAALIIATVATIYPAGAAARTLPVEILRSE from the coding sequence ATGAGTTTTGAATGGATGGTCGCGCGGCGCTACCTGCGGTCGCAGTACAAGCCGCCTGTCTTGCGACTCGTGACGTTCCTCTCTGTCGTTGGCGTTGCCGCCGGCGTCGCCACGCTCGTGATTGCGCTTGCGATGAATACCGGATCGCGTCGCGCGATTCGTGATCGTTTGCTAGGCGTAACTGCGCATATCAATATCAAACCGAACGGTACAGACAGCATCCGAGGCTACCGGGAATTGATGGCTCGTCTGGCCTCCACTCCCGGTGTCGCCAAAATCACCCCGGCGGTTTATAACCAGGTTCTTCTTTCGGCAGGCAGCGGAGCGCAAGGTGTGGTGCTCAAAGGCATTGACGTTCCGCTCGAAAAGACCTGGGATTCAGCCCTCGATCACGTGATCTCAGGGAATGATAATTTCACGCCCGATTCCTACGGCATTCCCGGCATCCTGATCGGTCGTATTCTCGCTGACACATTGCGAATCAAGCTGGGTGACTACGTTACCGCGCTCACACCGCAAGGGAGCCTTACTCCCTTTGGATTGCAGCCGAATTCCCGCCGCTTCCGCGTAACGGGAATTTACAGTTCGGGCTTCTACGACTATGACGCCAACTGGGCCTTCATCACGCTCTCGCAAGCTCAGTCGCTGGCCGGAATCGGTGACGTCGTGAACATATTGGAAGTCCGCGTCAATAATCTCGACGACGCTGGAAAAATCGCTGACACTCTCTCGGGCGAAGCCGGTCCCGACTACCACGTAACGACATGGATGGAAGAAAATCAGGCTCTCTTTCGTGCCATGAGCCTCGAGAAACTTGTCACTGCAATATTCATCGGATTGATCACGTTCGTAGCCGGCCTCAATATTCTCGTTGTCCTCGCGATGACAGTTACGGAGAAGGTCCGCGACATTGCGGTCCTCATGACCCTTGGCGCGCGTCGTGTCCAAGTCCGCAACATTTTCGTGCTGCAGGGCTTTCTGGTTGGTGTTGCGGGAACGGCCGCGGGCCTTGCCATTGGATATTCCCTTTCGTGGATTGCGAATCGATGGGAACTTGTGCCCCTCAATCCTGAGATTTACTCGATTCCCTATGTTCCGTTTCACTCGAATGCCTGGGATGCCGTCTGGATCGCTGCCGCCGCATTGATCATCGCCACTGTTGCAACGATTTACCCCGCCGGTGCTGCGGCGCGAACCCTTCCCGTAGAAATTCTGCGTTCAGAATAA
- the lysS gene encoding lysine--tRNA ligase, with protein MESEPLQFEPRDQLLQRRKKLQEIIALGLDPYPHKFQWEQTPAEVIEKYSQLTADDLKASNIQATIAGRIITIRLHGKAGFAHIQGQGQRLQIYVKLDVVGEKTYQLFQLLDMGDVIGVSGHLFRTKTNELTLWVEQLTLLTKSLLPLPEKWHGLADVEMRYRRRYLDLIANERARHVFLRRAQIIRYIRDFFDGRGYLEVETPMMHPILGGATARPFITHHNAFDVDFYMRIAPELYLKRLVVGGFDRVYEINRNFRNEGVDAIHTPEFTMLEFYEAYSDYRDLIKLTGELFTGVVKSICGDTKVKYGEHEIDFAHFESMSMRQAIGKFWPSDAGRAPDMGELTRSDGPRAVAERYNAFARAKGIDLLEGIEKSSAGELTGALFEAVAEAHLIQPTFICDFPTEISPLSKCKRDDPSVTERFELFINGMELANGFSELNDPIDQERRFRAQVESGGAEMPKEIDWDYIRALAHGMPPTAGEGIGIDRLVMLLTDSHSIREVILFPTLRPQKDAETDAAAAAATTGETNP; from the coding sequence TTGGAATCCGAACCATTGCAATTTGAGCCACGCGACCAGCTTCTTCAACGGCGCAAAAAGCTCCAAGAAATCATTGCCCTCGGCCTCGATCCTTATCCACACAAGTTCCAATGGGAGCAGACGCCCGCGGAAGTTATTGAAAAATATAGCCAGCTCACCGCGGATGACCTAAAGGCTTCGAATATTCAAGCAACCATCGCTGGGCGCATCATAACGATTCGCCTGCATGGCAAGGCTGGTTTCGCGCACATCCAAGGGCAGGGCCAGCGGCTGCAGATTTATGTCAAGCTCGACGTTGTTGGCGAGAAAACTTACCAACTCTTTCAACTTCTTGATATGGGCGACGTTATTGGAGTTTCAGGACATCTTTTTCGTACGAAAACAAACGAGCTGACTCTTTGGGTTGAGCAGTTAACTTTGCTCACCAAGTCTCTTTTACCACTTCCTGAGAAGTGGCACGGCCTCGCGGACGTCGAGATGCGCTATCGCCGTCGGTATCTGGACCTGATCGCCAACGAGCGCGCTCGGCATGTATTTTTGCGCCGCGCCCAGATCATCCGCTATATCCGTGATTTCTTCGATGGGCGCGGTTACTTGGAAGTCGAAACGCCAATGATGCATCCGATTCTTGGGGGGGCTACAGCGCGGCCATTCATCACTCACCACAACGCGTTTGATGTCGATTTCTATATGCGTATCGCGCCGGAGCTTTATCTCAAGAGGCTTGTCGTCGGCGGGTTCGATCGCGTTTACGAAATTAATCGCAACTTCCGGAACGAGGGAGTGGATGCGATTCACACACCGGAATTCACAATGCTGGAGTTCTACGAGGCCTATAGCGACTACCGCGACCTCATCAAGCTTACGGGGGAACTCTTTACGGGAGTCGTGAAGTCCATCTGCGGAGATACGAAAGTGAAATATGGCGAACATGAAATCGATTTTGCCCATTTCGAGTCCATGTCCATGCGCCAAGCCATCGGCAAATTCTGGCCCTCCGACGCTGGGCGCGCGCCAGATATGGGAGAACTTACGAGGTCGGACGGCCCGCGTGCCGTTGCTGAACGTTATAACGCTTTTGCGCGCGCGAAAGGGATCGATCTTCTGGAGGGTATTGAGAAGTCATCAGCCGGCGAATTGACTGGCGCACTTTTCGAAGCTGTCGCCGAAGCGCATCTCATTCAGCCCACATTTATCTGCGATTTCCCTACGGAGATTTCTCCGCTCTCGAAATGTAAGAGAGACGATCCCTCGGTCACGGAGCGCTTCGAACTGTTCATTAATGGCATGGAGTTGGCCAATGGCTTCTCCGAGCTGAACGATCCCATCGACCAGGAACGCCGTTTCCGCGCGCAAGTCGAGTCTGGCGGCGCGGAAATGCCAAAAGAAATTGATTGGGATTACATCCGCGCGCTGGCCCATGGCATGCCACCGACGGCTGGGGAAGGGATCGGCATCGATCGCTTGGTCATGCTCTTGACGGACTCCCATTCGATTCGTGAAGTGATTCTCTTTCCGACGCTTCGCCCGCAGAAGGACGCTGAGACGGATGCCGCCGCTGCCGCGGCAACCACGGGCGAGACAAACCCATGA
- a CDS encoding DUF4097 family beta strand repeat-containing protein → MRRSVACRVLADSYFLSVFLLFFAFAALPTFASTEIFDQTYPLPAGGVFALSNTNGTVQVDGWDRNQVEVRAIKTALHDPQDLQRVQIDVETDGDSVTVGTRYPRGSGVEVTVEYHIRVPYRIQLAALETVNGDVNVRGVSGAGVLNSINGSVEVVDSDGRFSARTTNGDVRLQLRSLPQGDPMELSTVNGSIVLSVPIDAAAEIAVVNRNGDFRSDFPLRTLGAYSSTVFRGQLGTGGGEISMRTVNGGIRLVQGRPIV, encoded by the coding sequence ATGAGGAGGTCAGTTGCCTGTAGAGTACTCGCAGACAGTTATTTTCTCTCCGTATTCTTGCTATTTTTCGCTTTCGCCGCTCTGCCAACCTTCGCCTCAACAGAGATTTTTGACCAAACCTATCCCTTGCCCGCTGGCGGAGTGTTCGCGCTGTCGAATACGAACGGTACCGTGCAAGTCGATGGCTGGGACCGCAATCAAGTGGAAGTTCGCGCGATCAAGACCGCGTTACATGATCCGCAGGATTTGCAGCGCGTGCAAATCGATGTAGAAACGGATGGCGACAGCGTAACTGTAGGTACTCGATATCCGCGAGGAAGCGGAGTCGAAGTGACGGTGGAGTATCACATTCGCGTTCCCTACAGAATCCAATTGGCCGCACTCGAAACTGTAAATGGCGATGTGAATGTACGGGGTGTTTCGGGAGCGGGAGTGCTGAATTCGATCAACGGCAGCGTGGAAGTGGTCGATAGCGACGGCCGGTTCAGTGCACGCACGACGAACGGAGATGTGCGGCTGCAATTGAGATCCCTTCCGCAAGGCGATCCGATGGAGCTCTCAACGGTCAACGGCTCGATCGTGCTTTCCGTTCCGATCGATGCCGCGGCAGAAATCGCCGTGGTCAACCGCAATGGTGATTTTCGGTCCGACTTTCCGCTGCGTACTCTCGGGGCATACAGTTCAACAGTGTTTCGAGGTCAGTTGGGGACTGGCGGCGGCGAAATTTCGATGCGCACAGTAAATGGTGGAATTCGGCTTGTGCAAGGAAGGCCCATCGTCTAA